CAGGGCTTCGGCGCTTTCACCGGCCAGATAGTGTGCCTGCGCCTCGACCGCCAGCCCGGACACGCCCTGGGCGGTGCTTACCAGCGGCAGACCGGCGGCCATTGCCTCCAGCACTTTGAGTTTGGAGCCGCCGCCGTGGCGCAGGGCGGCGACAAAACCTGCGCAGCGGCGCTGCAAGGCGGTCAGGTCGGGGACAAAGCCCTGCCATTCAATACGTTCGTCCGGCCAGCGCTCGCGCCAGTGTTCGGGCAAGCCGAAGCCGGCCACCGCCAGGCGCGCGCCGGGGCATTGCAACCAGACCCTGGGGAAGATTTCGTCGAGCAGCCACTGCACCGCGTCGAGGTTCGGCGCGTATTCGTAGTTGCCGACAAACAGCAGGCGCTGGCTCTGCGCATCGGCGCTGACTGTGCTGAATGCACGGCTGTCGACCCCATTGACCACCACGCTCACCGGGGTGGCGGTCAGTTGGCCGATGGCCTGGGCGTCGGCCTGGGTCACGGCCACCACATGGCACGCCGCATCAAACGCCTTGCGTTCCCACTGCCGGCAGCGCCACTGGTCGTAGCGCACGAACGGCCCGGCCCACTTCGGGAAACGGTCATAGGTGGCGCCGCCCAGGCTGGATTCCAGGTTGTGCTCGGTGAGCACGAAATCCCGCGATTGCTGGCGCAGGATATTGAAGTACGGTTGCAGGCTGTAGCTGTGCTCGACCTGGATCACATCCCAGGTTTCGGCCAGTAGTTCGCCAAAGCGCGCCTGCAATAGCGGTGACAGGCCGTTGACCGTGGTCAACAACGGCCAGGGCGCAAACACTCCGGCGAGCAGGGTCATGGGGTGTTTCAGCGGTCGGCGTGGTACCACGATCAAGCGTTCGAGCAACGGCTCAAGGGCGGCGTGCACGGCGGCGTCGGCCGGCGTCTTTGATTGCACCAGCAAGGTGATGCGGTGCCCGCGCTCACTCAAGGTACGCAGCAAATGGTACTGCCGGGTCTTGCCGCCGCTGGTCATCGGCCACGGCAGATAGGGCACAATCCACAGGATTCTCACGTGCAGCTCTCCATGCCTGGGCGTGCTACCACACCAGTATCTGCAACGACGGTTTCACCACGGGGCGAATGCCGTTGTAATCGTTAAGGGCTTGCCTGGCGCCGGTCAATGGGTCCAGCAACTCGGCGTGCTGTACTTTGGGCAAGGTGATGCTGGTGCCTTCAGCGCTCCAGTACATCAGCAGGTGTTTACCGTCTTCGCGGGTCCAGGCCACGCTGTAGAAAGTCTTGGGTACGTCCTCCAGCACCGGGGTGACGCCCGGCTTGAGCGTCGGCCCGGTGATCTCGAGGAAGCGGGCGAGGGCGCTGTAGACCGGCTTGGGTTCGCCGTTAAGGTCGAGCAGGCCGTAGTGCTGGTCACGCACGGAGGCGCGTTCATCCAGGTCGGACAGGGCAAACAGGAAGATCTTCTGGTAGTCCTGGGACGCCATCAACGCCAGGCGGCGCAAGGTGAAATCGGCCTGGCCGTCGACGCCGATCAGGTCCTGCATCTCCTTGGGCCCGGCATAGCTGGACCAGCCCCACTCGGTAGCCCACACATCCTTGATCCCGGCACCGTGCAGCACCGCGTTGAGCTGGTCGCCGCGCAGCAGCACTTCGTTCTTGCCTGGTTCGTCAGTTTCCGGGGTCATCGAATACGGGTGATACGCCGCCACCATGCCCAGGGTTTGTACGCCCATTTTGCCGAGGGCTTCGAACATCAGGCTCTTGCCGCTTGGTGGCATCTGGCTGTAGTAGGCCATGCCGCCCATCACCTGGATCTTGTCCGGGGCGGCGATGTTCAGCGCCTGGTGACTGGCCAGCAGCAAGCGTGCGTATTCCTCGGCATTCACCTGCGGGCGCCAATTGTTCGGCAGGTTCTGTTCGTTCCACACCTGCCAGGCGTTGATATTCGGGTAGCGCTTGGCCAATAGCGCCAGGCGCAGGGCGTACACGTTGGCCTCCCGTGGGCGGTACTGGTCCTGGAATTGCGCGCCCTTGGGGGCGGTGGTGATGAAGGGCGCCGAGCCGACGAGGTAGAACACCGAGCGGATCTTCTCGGTCGTCAGGGTACGGTCCAGTTCGTCGAAGGTGCTCAGTTGATAGTCTTCTTCCTTGGGTTCCAGGCGGTCCCAGTGCAGATCGACACGCACCCAGTCCAGCCCCAGTTTCTGGTATTGGCGGATCTGCTTCTGGTACTGCTCGGGCTTGAACCACAGAAAATGCGCGTTCACCCCCAAAAAATCGCGCCAGACCACGGTGCGCTGGGGCGCCAGGTTGACCGGCTCCGCATCGACCTTTTCACTGAGCAGCAGCGCGCCGCCCACGGCCAGGGCAATGACCAATGGCAAGTAGCGCCACATCGGGCGAGTAGAGGACGTGTTCATCGCAAAGGCTCCTTGACTGCGGCCTGGAATAACTCGGTAAAGCGTTGGGCGGTATTGGCCCACTGGCGCTGGCGGCCGATGTCGGCAGCGTGGTCGGCCCATTGGCGGGCCTGTTGCGGGTCGAGAATCAGGTGGTTCAAGGCCTCGCTCAACGAGGCGATATCCCCCTGTTGATAGGTGATGCCATTGCCACCGGCGACTTCTTCGGCGAAGGCGCGGGCGTTGGAGGTAATCACCCCGCGTCCGCAGGCATTGGCCCAGGACAGCGCGCCACTGGTGCCGCGCATCTGGCCAAGGAAGCCGAGCTTTTTCGATTCGCGGTACGGCAGCACCATCACATGGTGCGCCTGGATCGTGCACGGGATATCGGCTGAAGGCAGGTCCAGTTGCCAGTCCACCACATCGCCCAGTTGCAGGGTGGCGATCAGTTGGCGCAGGCCATCGAGGTAGTTGCCGGCTGGGTCGAAGGTCATTTCCGGCGCAGTGCCACCGGCCAGGGTCAGGCGCACCTGGCCACGGCATTGCGGGTGGGCGGCCAGAGCGCGGGCCAGGGCTTGCAGCAGGTCTTCGATGCCCTTGCCCCGGTAGATAAAGCCGAAGTACAGCAGGCGCAACGGTTGCAACGGCGGCAAGGCCACGGGGGCGATGGGCAGGTTGCCGTGGGCAATCACCGCCACTTGCTCGGGTTTGAGGCCCATGCGCTGGCGCAAGCAGTCGCCACCCAGGCGGGTGAGGGTGATCAGGCGACGCATGCTTTTGGCCAGGCGCCGCTCTTCGTAAAGGGTCAATGGATCGGCCAGCAACGCCGCCGCCTGGGGCAGCGGGTGGGGCAGGCGTTCGAGCAGGGTCAATGGGAAGAACAGCTTGGCCCGGCGCCAGATCAGGCGTTCCGGATCGTGCACCGTGGCGGTCAGCGGCAATTGCGGCTGGGCCCGGCGCAGGTAATCCAGGGCCTGGAATTCGGCAAAGCGTCCGCCGCCCAGCTCGGCATGCACCAGGTCCACGCCGCGCCAGTCAAAGGCTTGCAGGCGCTGCAGCTGTTGCGCCAGGTCCAGGCAACCCTCCAGAGGCGTCAGCACCTCCAGGCCCCGTTCGCGCAACGCGCTGCGCAAATGCGCAGCGTAGTCGGCGATCCCGGTCTGTTCCGGCGGCAGTGGCGCCAGCAGCGCAATGCGCATCAGGCCGCACCGCGCCAGCTGTTGATCCGCGCCAGGACATTGGCCGGCACTTCAAAACGGCGGCGGTTGAGGATCATCCCGTCGACTTTGCCGAACGCAGTGGTCAGCAACGACAGGGCGTTCTCGATGGTCGGCACGGTACTGGTGCGAGCTTCGATCACCAGCACAATCTGGTCGGCGCGGCGCAGGGTAAGGAATGCCTGGGGGTTGGACGACAGGGCAGACGCGTCCAACAGCAGCACTTCACCCGGCTTCGCGGCCTCGCTGCCGTTGACCGAAACCCGGTGGCCACGCTCTTCGAGCAGGCGCTTGAGTTGCTCGATGATAAAGCTCACGCCTTCGCCATGCCGTGCCGAGGTCAGGCCCAGGGCAAAGCCTTCGCTGGCGATGCGCTCGGCAGGCAGCAGGCTGTACAGGCGGTAGATGCTGGCGGTGAGGGCTGCCGGCGTGGCGTGTTGCACATCGGGGATGCTGCTCCACAGCGGTACACCGAACACTTCCTGCAAGCGCGCACCATCGTGGATGCGCTGGTCCAGCAGGTACAGCACATAGATGGTCAGCAAACCGACGGCCAGGCCGGCAGGAATGGTGAACAGCAGAATCAGCAGGCTCTTGGGAAACACGCGTGCCGGGTTAAGGGTGGCGTGTTCGATCAGGGCGATGTTGCTGATCTGGCTGCTGTCCAGTTCGTGGTCGATGCGCGCCTGTTCGAGGTTTTCCGAGTACAGCGCGTAGCTTTTCTCGGCGGTGCGCAGTTGCTGGGTCAGCTTGTTCAGTTCAGGTTCATCGGTCATCGCCTGATCACGCTGGGCGCGCAGTTCGGCGAGGGTCTTGTCGTAGTTCTCGATTTCC
The Pseudomonas hygromyciniae genome window above contains:
- a CDS encoding glycosyltransferase, which produces MRIALLAPLPPEQTGIADYAAHLRSALRERGLEVLTPLEGCLDLAQQLQRLQAFDWRGVDLVHAELGGGRFAEFQALDYLRRAQPQLPLTATVHDPERLIWRRAKLFFPLTLLERLPHPLPQAAALLADPLTLYEERRLAKSMRRLITLTRLGGDCLRQRMGLKPEQVAVIAHGNLPIAPVALPPLQPLRLLYFGFIYRGKGIEDLLQALARALAAHPQCRGQVRLTLAGGTAPEMTFDPAGNYLDGLRQLIATLQLGDVVDWQLDLPSADIPCTIQAHHVMVLPYRESKKLGFLGQMRGTSGALSWANACGRGVITSNARAFAEEVAGGNGITYQQGDIASLSEALNHLILDPQQARQWADHAADIGRQRQWANTAQRFTELFQAAVKEPLR
- a CDS encoding glycosyltransferase family 4 protein → MRILWIVPYLPWPMTSGGKTRQYHLLRTLSERGHRITLLVQSKTPADAAVHAALEPLLERLIVVPRRPLKHPMTLLAGVFAPWPLLTTVNGLSPLLQARFGELLAETWDVIQVEHSYSLQPYFNILRQQSRDFVLTEHNLESSLGGATYDRFPKWAGPFVRYDQWRCRQWERKAFDAACHVVAVTQADAQAIGQLTATPVSVVVNGVDSRAFSTVSADAQSQRLLFVGNYEYAPNLDAVQWLLDEIFPRVWLQCPGARLAVAGFGLPEHWRERWPDERIEWQGFVPDLTALQRRCAGFVAALRHGGGSKLKVLEAMAAGLPLVSTAQGVSGLAVEAQAHYLAGESAEALAEAIVRLLDEPALARQLADAARDYARNYHDWAVAGNELEQIYRTLPTHQEPQACA
- a CDS encoding beta-xylosidase; translation: MNTSSTRPMWRYLPLVIALAVGGALLLSEKVDAEPVNLAPQRTVVWRDFLGVNAHFLWFKPEQYQKQIRQYQKLGLDWVRVDLHWDRLEPKEEDYQLSTFDELDRTLTTEKIRSVFYLVGSAPFITTAPKGAQFQDQYRPREANVYALRLALLAKRYPNINAWQVWNEQNLPNNWRPQVNAEEYARLLLASHQALNIAAPDKIQVMGGMAYYSQMPPSGKSLMFEALGKMGVQTLGMVAAYHPYSMTPETDEPGKNEVLLRGDQLNAVLHGAGIKDVWATEWGWSSYAGPKEMQDLIGVDGQADFTLRRLALMASQDYQKIFLFALSDLDERASVRDQHYGLLDLNGEPKPVYSALARFLEITGPTLKPGVTPVLEDVPKTFYSVAWTREDGKHLLMYWSAEGTSITLPKVQHAELLDPLTGARQALNDYNGIRPVVKPSLQILVW